Proteins encoded within one genomic window of Candidatus Zixiibacteriota bacterium:
- a CDS encoding P-loop NTPase, with amino-acid sequence MVSKDQIYDILREVDDPELHRPITDLGMVENVNIDNSTVAVKIKLTIPGCPMKARISDDITNKLESLEGVNKVEIEFGSMNDEERAKLRQQLMPGAKAEDDSPNLDFVKEIICVASGKGGVGKSTVTANLAAALSELGLKVGVLDADVYGFSIPRMLGVTGQPTIIDNMIIPPERNGIKLVSMGLFLDEDTPVIWRGPLLHKTVQQFMTDVHWDKLDVMLVDLPPGTGDITITVAQKMSKARLLVVTTPQKAASNVALRVGKMAEKVELGVLGVIENMSFFQLPDGSKEYVFGQGGGSEVADILNTSVFAEIPLDSELRQASDEGNPIIWSEKDSPARQAYLKCADRLKLELKL; translated from the coding sequence ATGGTTTCTAAAGATCAAATCTACGATATACTCCGGGAGGTCGATGATCCCGAGCTTCATCGACCGATTACCGACCTCGGAATGGTCGAGAACGTCAATATCGACAACAGCACCGTGGCGGTCAAGATCAAGCTGACCATACCCGGGTGCCCGATGAAAGCCAGGATTTCTGACGATATCACAAACAAGCTCGAAAGCCTGGAGGGTGTAAACAAGGTCGAAATCGAGTTCGGCTCGATGAACGACGAGGAACGCGCTAAATTGCGCCAGCAACTGATGCCGGGAGCTAAGGCCGAGGATGACAGCCCAAACCTTGATTTCGTAAAAGAGATCATCTGTGTCGCCTCCGGTAAAGGTGGAGTCGGTAAATCCACAGTTACCGCCAACCTGGCGGCCGCGCTTTCGGAGCTGGGTCTCAAGGTCGGGGTGCTCGATGCTGATGTCTACGGGTTTTCGATTCCGCGCATGCTGGGAGTTACCGGACAGCCGACGATTATAGATAATATGATCATCCCGCCCGAACGAAACGGTATTAAACTGGTCTCGATGGGCCTGTTTCTGGATGAGGACACTCCGGTAATCTGGCGCGGTCCGCTTTTGCATAAGACCGTGCAACAGTTTATGACAGATGTTCACTGGGATAAGCTGGATGTTATGCTGGTGGATCTGCCCCCGGGTACCGGCGATATTACCATCACTGTGGCGCAAAAAATGTCCAAGGCCCGTTTATTAGTAGTGACTACTCCGCAGAAGGCGGCCTCGAATGTCGCTCTGCGAGTCGGTAAAATGGCCGAGAAAGTAGAACTGGGCGTTTTGGGCGTGATCGAAAACATGTCATTCTTTCAGCTTCCAGACGGTTCTAAAGAGTATGTCTTCGGACAGGGCGGTGGTTCGGAAGTTGCGGATATCCTCAACACCAGCGTGTTTGCGGAAATTCCGCTCGATTCCGAGCTGAGACAGGCCTCCGATGAGGGCAATCCGATAATCTGGTCCGAAAAAGACAGCCCGGCCCGTCAGGCATACCTCAAGTGTGCAGATCGCCTGAAACTGGAATTAAAATTGTAG